The Rhizobium leguminosarum genome includes a region encoding these proteins:
- a CDS encoding S8 family peptidase: protein MPPLVPDRPGHAQKLRGDLETATAALMGIRRDQARSGVPLNQRGMAIAIDSRDGPLFVSNTARSTTQGLKLLTMQSNSSQLPRNEQVFDTATFFVSLTTARSMRTTLDAYAKWEEKEDEFEDLLGDDARRPRNFKLFESASSIREAHLRDYWTDDVDRFPRRPGDFTWEVWTRNDYDYLFSKVAGQLEVDTEDRATQFVETTVRNVTATPEQMRQLVRVTGAVVELRGASSFASDYMSAPSVVSSSAVTSLVDRIAPAAAGAPRVTVLDTGVNFANELLRGSLPRGRCHTVSDDWAIADHDGHGTKMAGVALFGDLSEVASGQGSIRLTTALESVVVTAPEGGIDIPARDAIQRAVELVEEESSERVFCLAQTAHDEPQDGRPSSTSAALDQLAYGGGKQPRLFCVAVGNVSHSEDEPYQVADYADRNRRFGVQSPAQALNALAVGAMTWKADGDDLIAGAGDLAPTSRTSQDWTVTKTFKPDIVMEGGNFEIDFDEIFSRPSPENLVLTTARGPGTKMLAMTGETSAATAAASGLAARLMARYPKFRTETIRGMMVHCADWTPEMLRQRTELEQSLSARDSWAALLARYGWGVPNEQRLFMSSKSDMTMIVEDTLQPFEIGDSNQVRLKEMKYFKLPWPTRELQALNQRKAEMRVTLSYFVEPDPHAIARNRHDRYPSHQLKFDVRRFGETDARARLRFNELGEDDDTFGGSDDGWIAGSRLPRKGTIHHDIWRGPAYQLADRDGISIAPIRGWWADIRHSERYARSVKFSLMVSIKILNGEADIYNPVMAAVPAQALIGANVAAARR from the coding sequence ATGCCGCCGTTGGTGCCAGATCGGCCCGGGCATGCCCAAAAGCTTCGGGGAGACCTGGAAACAGCCACCGCTGCCCTTATGGGGATCAGGCGTGATCAGGCCCGATCGGGAGTTCCGCTCAATCAGCGTGGTATGGCTATCGCTATTGATAGTCGTGACGGACCACTGTTTGTCAGCAATACGGCGCGTTCAACGACGCAAGGTTTGAAGCTGCTGACGATGCAGAGCAACAGCTCTCAACTCCCGAGGAACGAACAGGTCTTCGACACTGCAACTTTTTTTGTTTCGCTGACGACCGCTCGCTCCATGCGCACGACGCTCGACGCTTACGCCAAATGGGAGGAGAAGGAAGACGAGTTTGAAGATCTCCTTGGAGATGATGCTCGCCGACCACGCAATTTCAAGCTTTTCGAAAGTGCCTCGTCGATTAGAGAAGCTCACCTTCGCGATTACTGGACCGATGATGTAGATCGCTTTCCACGTCGGCCAGGCGACTTTACTTGGGAGGTGTGGACACGTAACGACTACGATTATCTATTTTCGAAAGTTGCTGGACAGCTTGAGGTCGATACAGAAGACCGCGCAACGCAATTCGTGGAGACAACCGTACGGAATGTAACAGCAACTCCCGAGCAGATGCGCCAGTTGGTTCGAGTGACCGGTGCAGTCGTGGAGCTGCGAGGCGCATCATCTTTTGCTTCCGACTACATGAGCGCTCCCTCAGTCGTCAGTTCATCTGCTGTAACCTCACTAGTAGATCGCATTGCACCGGCAGCAGCAGGCGCACCTCGGGTCACTGTGCTCGACACCGGCGTCAATTTTGCAAACGAGCTGCTGCGCGGTTCTCTGCCGAGAGGCCGGTGCCACACCGTTAGTGACGACTGGGCCATCGCTGATCACGACGGTCACGGTACAAAGATGGCGGGTGTCGCCCTCTTCGGCGATCTTTCTGAAGTTGCCTCGGGCCAGGGATCCATTCGGCTTACAACGGCGCTGGAGTCCGTCGTTGTAACCGCGCCCGAGGGCGGAATCGACATCCCCGCTCGTGACGCGATCCAAAGAGCCGTCGAATTAGTTGAGGAAGAATCCTCCGAGCGGGTGTTTTGTCTGGCGCAGACCGCGCATGATGAGCCTCAAGATGGCCGCCCGTCCTCGACTTCGGCTGCCTTGGATCAGCTTGCGTATGGAGGGGGCAAACAGCCGCGATTGTTCTGTGTCGCTGTCGGAAACGTATCTCACAGCGAAGATGAACCCTATCAAGTGGCCGATTATGCAGATCGCAATCGGCGCTTCGGCGTTCAGTCTCCTGCGCAAGCTCTGAACGCCTTGGCTGTCGGAGCGATGACATGGAAGGCGGATGGTGACGATTTGATTGCTGGAGCCGGCGACCTCGCGCCGACCTCCCGTACATCTCAAGACTGGACCGTCACAAAAACATTCAAGCCAGATATCGTAATGGAAGGAGGAAATTTCGAGATCGATTTCGACGAGATCTTTTCTCGTCCATCGCCAGAAAACCTAGTGCTTACGACCGCTCGCGGCCCAGGGACAAAGATGTTGGCAATGACAGGTGAGACGAGCGCTGCAACGGCTGCGGCCTCTGGATTGGCCGCGAGGCTGATGGCCCGTTATCCTAAATTTCGAACGGAGACAATCCGCGGGATGATGGTTCACTGCGCGGATTGGACGCCCGAAATGCTCCGCCAGCGAACGGAGCTCGAACAGTCGTTATCTGCTAGGGACTCCTGGGCCGCACTCCTGGCTCGTTACGGCTGGGGCGTTCCTAACGAGCAGCGATTGTTCATGAGCTCAAAAAGCGACATGACGATGATCGTCGAGGATACACTCCAGCCTTTCGAGATCGGCGACTCCAATCAGGTTCGTCTCAAGGAAATGAAATACTTCAAGCTCCCCTGGCCGACACGGGAGTTGCAAGCACTCAATCAGCGGAAAGCTGAAATGCGCGTAACGCTTTCCTACTTTGTCGAGCCTGACCCTCATGCGATCGCGCGTAATCGTCATGACCGCTATCCTTCACACCAGCTGAAGTTCGACGTCCGCCGCTTTGGCGAAACTGATGCCCGTGCGCGGCTTCGCTTCAATGAGTTGGGTGAGGATGACGACACATTCGGAGGCTCAGATGACGGTTGGATTGCTGGATCGCGTCTTCCCCGAAAGGGAACCATCCACCACGACATTTGGCGCGGTCCTGCTTATCAACTTGCTGATCGCGACGGGATTTCCATAGCCCCGATACGAGGCTGGTGGGCTGATATCCGACACAGTGAGCGATACGCAAGATCAGTAAAGTTCTCTCTGATGGTATCGATCAAGATCCTGAATGGAGAAGCAGACATCTACAATCCCGTCATGGCTGCTGTACCCGCGCAAGCGTTGATTGGCGCGAATGTCGCAGCCGCTAGGAGGTGA
- a CDS encoding CHAT domain-containing protein, producing the protein MTSRRTAANFGSPTVSLPSREWEATIEFFQREFPGALRTIRLSFNEGFGDLYAEVASEAAKAFLLDLFEKHPMIRRLEANVEVVGVFRPANQRDAFDTAFNRLGEGAQDGKDAGETVQRHPHIKALGELRVGAEVAIKVGLEVYPDGKTSGGPSDFGGLPTGWEAFEVEVILTSLHLDFADNQFTKVIQVKRAGRSQAALFDVVVNEHAVEAGIVQVDANFMFEGRRCGEARRVFEVVQDSSNISVAEPDPKPQAGFTNPAEIRRNMPSAELSIFIHHDGNTSDGLFRWSGYSKIADGEKKTTSGTINLGSSRQSFVQQLFSRCGKLDKDALKRTFRSVGEDLWKKMPSDFRAQYLKLVEASGASFPIQIYSEEPLVPWELMWPSEPDANVELDHLFMNHPIARWRVGEREASYEFRAGTIASFVPDYGRGDTLPAALAEGKWLTDRFGAIAHKPTAEAFLDLLENPPNSTAVQLLHFAGHGANGDQTRGANIEMTDRPLAVDEVKQSGVKLGRRDRSFVVLNACKVGASTLELESENGWASALIGNGFGAVLAPLWIVQDEYASSLIKGTLESFLGDQKPLGEALRDARKACRETSATPYAYILHGDVMARSLGRAHITS; encoded by the coding sequence GCCGCAAATTTCGGCAGCCCCACCGTTTCGCTTCCAAGTCGAGAGTGGGAAGCGACCATCGAATTCTTTCAGCGCGAGTTTCCGGGAGCTCTTCGCACGATCCGTCTGTCGTTCAACGAAGGATTTGGCGATCTGTACGCGGAGGTTGCGTCAGAGGCTGCGAAGGCTTTTCTTCTAGATTTGTTTGAAAAGCATCCGATGATCCGTCGACTGGAAGCTAATGTTGAGGTCGTAGGCGTATTTCGCCCAGCAAACCAGCGCGACGCTTTCGACACTGCCTTTAATAGGTTGGGCGAAGGGGCCCAGGATGGCAAGGACGCGGGCGAAACGGTTCAACGACACCCGCACATCAAGGCCCTCGGCGAGCTTCGTGTTGGCGCAGAGGTAGCGATCAAGGTTGGGCTTGAAGTCTATCCGGATGGTAAGACAAGCGGAGGACCGTCTGATTTCGGGGGATTGCCGACGGGATGGGAGGCTTTCGAAGTCGAAGTCATCCTGACCTCGTTGCACTTAGATTTCGCCGACAACCAGTTCACAAAGGTCATACAGGTAAAAAGAGCCGGACGTTCTCAAGCTGCGTTGTTCGATGTCGTTGTGAACGAGCACGCCGTGGAAGCTGGCATAGTACAAGTTGATGCGAACTTCATGTTTGAGGGGCGCCGTTGTGGCGAGGCGCGACGAGTCTTTGAGGTCGTGCAAGATAGCTCTAATATTTCGGTGGCTGAACCGGACCCCAAACCTCAGGCAGGGTTCACAAATCCTGCAGAGATCAGAAGGAACATGCCGTCCGCCGAATTGAGCATTTTCATTCACCACGACGGAAACACATCCGATGGTCTATTTCGATGGTCGGGCTATTCAAAAATCGCAGACGGCGAAAAGAAAACCACGAGCGGTACGATTAACCTGGGCTCGTCTCGCCAATCTTTCGTGCAGCAGCTTTTCAGTCGCTGTGGGAAACTGGATAAGGATGCGCTGAAAAGGACTTTCCGATCCGTCGGAGAAGACTTGTGGAAGAAAATGCCTTCCGACTTCAGAGCTCAGTATCTGAAACTTGTTGAGGCCTCCGGTGCGTCGTTTCCCATCCAGATTTATTCTGAGGAGCCGCTCGTGCCTTGGGAGCTGATGTGGCCGTCGGAACCGGATGCGAACGTCGAGCTTGACCATCTTTTTATGAACCACCCGATCGCGAGGTGGCGCGTGGGTGAGCGCGAAGCGTCCTACGAGTTTAGGGCCGGTACGATCGCCTCTTTCGTTCCGGATTATGGACGCGGTGACACGCTGCCAGCTGCCTTGGCGGAGGGCAAGTGGCTAACCGATCGGTTTGGGGCGATCGCTCACAAGCCTACAGCCGAAGCATTCTTGGATTTGCTGGAAAACCCTCCGAATTCAACAGCTGTTCAACTTCTTCACTTCGCCGGACATGGCGCAAATGGGGATCAAACCCGCGGCGCCAATATCGAAATGACAGATCGCCCGTTGGCGGTTGACGAAGTGAAGCAAAGCGGTGTGAAACTGGGCAGACGAGATCGAAGTTTCGTAGTGCTGAATGCCTGCAAAGTCGGCGCGTCGACTTTGGAGCTGGAGTCAGAAAATGGATGGGCTTCCGCTCTTATTGGAAACGGATTCGGTGCGGTTCTCGCGCCCCTATGGATCGTACAGGATGAGTACGCTTCCAGTTTGATCAAGGGCACCCTTGAATCTTTTCTGGGTGATCAGAAACCCTTAGGGGAAGCGCTCCGAGATGCCCGAAAGGCCTGTCGCGAAACTTCAGCGACGCCCTATGCCTATATTCTGCACGGTGACGTGATGGCTCGCTCTTTAGGGCGGGCTCATATCACCTCCTAG